One Antarctobacter heliothermus DNA segment encodes these proteins:
- a CDS encoding glutathionylspermidine synthase family protein, with protein MKKITLPERPHWREHAKEVGFTFADMHGEPYWDESSAYAFTLDQIETDLEDPATELHAMCREAVATILTTEHLLDQLGIPEAHRDLVADSWKRGDPEIYGRFDFAYDGKGPAKLLEYNADTPTSLYESAAFQWQWLEDQLAAGVLPEGADQFNGIHEALVARFGEVFETGSDLHFTAVSGNPEDYGTVEAMGWAAREAGLGAHYCDLEKIGLSDDGQFLDDESRRIAVLFKLYPWEDLFLDDYANHIQGSGCLFLEPAWKALLSNKGLLPVLWSMFEGHPNLLPAFFEQDVADAMAGKGAASDAVAAAFGRAERELEAGHVRKPILSREGASVSILKSGEIIEQAKDTDYSHHPRIVQAYAPLPQFDGFRPVVGAWIVGQTCTGIGIREDRSRITQDLSRFKPHYIEP; from the coding sequence TTGAAGAAAATTACATTGCCGGAACGACCGCATTGGCGCGAACATGCCAAGGAGGTTGGTTTTACCTTCGCGGATATGCATGGCGAACCGTACTGGGACGAAAGCTCGGCCTATGCCTTTACGCTTGACCAGATCGAAACCGATCTGGAAGACCCGGCCACCGAACTTCATGCGATGTGTCGGGAGGCCGTCGCCACAATCCTCACCACAGAGCACCTGCTGGATCAGCTAGGGATTCCGGAGGCCCATCGCGATCTTGTCGCAGACAGCTGGAAACGCGGTGATCCCGAGATCTATGGCAGGTTCGATTTCGCCTATGACGGCAAAGGCCCCGCCAAGCTGCTGGAATATAACGCCGACACGCCGACCTCTCTATACGAGAGCGCCGCCTTTCAGTGGCAGTGGCTGGAAGATCAACTGGCGGCGGGTGTGTTGCCTGAAGGTGCGGACCAGTTCAACGGCATACACGAGGCGCTGGTCGCGCGGTTTGGCGAGGTCTTTGAGACCGGAAGCGACCTGCATTTCACCGCCGTTTCCGGGAATCCCGAAGATTACGGGACAGTCGAAGCCATGGGCTGGGCCGCGCGGGAAGCGGGTCTTGGGGCGCACTACTGCGACCTCGAAAAGATCGGACTGAGCGACGACGGCCAGTTTCTTGACGACGAAAGTCGCCGGATTGCCGTTCTGTTCAAGCTGTACCCTTGGGAAGATCTGTTTCTTGACGATTATGCCAACCATATCCAAGGCTCTGGTTGCCTGTTTCTGGAACCCGCCTGGAAGGCGCTGTTGTCGAACAAGGGGCTGTTGCCCGTGCTCTGGTCTATGTTCGAGGGTCACCCCAACCTGTTGCCCGCGTTCTTTGAACAGGACGTCGCTGATGCCATGGCCGGGAAAGGCGCAGCGTCGGACGCTGTCGCGGCGGCCTTTGGTCGGGCCGAAAGGGAACTTGAGGCGGGCCATGTCCGCAAGCCGATCCTGTCGCGCGAAGGGGCCTCTGTTTCGATCCTGAAATCCGGTGAGATCATAGAGCAAGCCAAGGACACCGACTATTCCCATCACCCGCGTATCGTTCAGGCCTATGCGCCCTTGCCGCAGTTTGATGGATTCCGGCCTGTTGTCGGTGCCTGGATCGTGGGACAGACGTGTACCGGCATTGGCATCCGCGAAGATCGTTCCCGCATCACGCAGGATTTGTCACGGTTCAAACCTCACTATATTGAACCGTAA
- a CDS encoding DUF1190 domain-containing protein produces MSKRSKWVAIAIVGAAAFSLSGCKEEEVDAAAFPDLQSCKDQALQGGMFSAQDCEIHFAEAQALHVEAAPRYDSVEVCEELHGEGACGTEATAREGGSGSIFMPLLAGYLVGNMLSGRAGTSAAQPLYKTKDGRFTNAARSSTFSNNRGATKLSTSQFARPATTLGKQPMSRATAISRSGFGKSGSDRSKFGG; encoded by the coding sequence ATGTCGAAACGTTCGAAATGGGTTGCAATCGCAATCGTCGGTGCTGCGGCATTTTCTTTGTCCGGGTGCAAAGAGGAAGAGGTCGACGCCGCCGCTTTTCCCGACCTGCAATCCTGCAAGGACCAGGCGCTGCAGGGCGGAATGTTCTCGGCGCAGGACTGCGAGATCCACTTTGCCGAGGCCCAGGCCCTGCACGTCGAGGCCGCGCCGCGGTATGACAGCGTCGAAGTCTGCGAAGAACTGCACGGAGAAGGCGCCTGCGGCACCGAAGCCACGGCAAGAGAGGGCGGGTCCGGCAGCATATTCATGCCGCTCTTGGCCGGATATCTTGTCGGAAATATGCTGAGTGGGCGGGCGGGAACGTCTGCGGCGCAACCGCTGTACAAGACCAAGGACGGGCGTTTTACCAATGCAGCGCGCAGCAGCACGTTTTCCAACAACCGTGGCGCTACCAAGCTGAGCACTTCCCAGTTCGCGCGCCCTGCAACCACCTTAGGAAAACAACCCATGTCACGCGCAACCGCGATTTCACGCAGCGGGTTTGGCAAGTCCGGTAGCGATCGATCCAAATTCGGGGGGTAA
- a CDS encoding ABC transporter substrate-binding protein: MTRISRRGLLTTGAAAGVLAASGLPLRAQAKRGGRLRAALSGANTSDSWDGRTHSDLYMIASAQGTVFDSLTEIRADGSLVGELATDWEATADAKTWTFNLRQGVTFHNGKAFGADDVIASLQLHVAEGAKSAAKPIIEAITEMKKITDHQVQFTLAGGNADFPYLLSDYHLLMYPAGQIEEAIAKGIGTGLYQVESFEPGVRMVATRVDNHYKGDEAGYFDSVEYIAVNDNTARMNALLTGQVDAINRIDFKTEALLKANPMVRIQEVTGNQQYTFPMLTNVAPFSDVNVRRALKFAINREEMVNKILLGHGRVGNDTPIGPANQYFAADMEQTSYDPDKAKFYLKEAGMTSLDIDLSASNAAFEGAVDAAQLYQASAKSAGININLVQEPADGYWSNVWLKKPFCACYWSGRATEDWMFSSAYEEGVPWNDTQWGREDSERFQDLLITARAELDSDKRREMYGEMQQILKDDGGVVLPMFANYVQAVSNKVANPDTVGNLWQMDNARMAERWWMA; the protein is encoded by the coding sequence ATGACCAGAATCAGCAGACGTGGACTTTTGACCACCGGGGCCGCCGCAGGTGTGTTGGCCGCATCCGGCCTGCCGCTGCGCGCACAAGCGAAACGTGGTGGCCGCTTGCGGGCCGCCCTGTCGGGCGCAAACACCAGCGACAGCTGGGATGGCCGGACACACTCTGACCTCTACATGATCGCCAGCGCTCAGGGTACGGTCTTTGACAGCCTGACAGAGATCAGGGCTGACGGATCGTTGGTGGGTGAACTGGCAACCGATTGGGAAGCCACCGCAGACGCCAAGACATGGACGTTCAACCTGCGTCAGGGCGTGACCTTCCACAACGGCAAGGCCTTTGGGGCCGATGACGTGATTGCCTCGTTGCAGTTGCACGTTGCCGAAGGCGCGAAATCGGCGGCCAAGCCGATCATCGAAGCCATCACAGAGATGAAAAAGATCACCGACCATCAGGTGCAATTCACTCTGGCGGGCGGCAACGCCGACTTCCCCTATCTGTTGTCGGACTATCACCTGCTGATGTACCCCGCAGGCCAGATCGAAGAAGCCATCGCCAAAGGCATCGGCACTGGTCTGTATCAGGTCGAAAGCTTTGAGCCCGGCGTGCGCATGGTCGCGACCCGTGTCGACAATCACTACAAGGGTGACGAAGCGGGCTATTTCGACTCGGTCGAATACATCGCGGTCAACGACAACACCGCCCGGATGAACGCGCTGCTGACCGGACAGGTCGATGCCATCAACCGCATCGACTTCAAGACAGAGGCGCTGCTCAAGGCAAACCCGATGGTCCGCATCCAAGAGGTGACGGGCAACCAGCAGTACACCTTCCCGATGTTGACCAACGTCGCGCCGTTCAGCGACGTCAACGTGCGCCGCGCGCTGAAATTTGCCATCAACCGCGAAGAGATGGTGAACAAGATCCTGCTCGGCCACGGTCGTGTCGGCAACGACACCCCGATCGGTCCCGCAAACCAGTATTTTGCCGCCGATATGGAGCAGACCTCCTACGACCCGGACAAGGCGAAATTCTACCTCAAAGAGGCCGGAATGACGTCGCTGGACATCGACCTGTCGGCATCGAACGCGGCCTTTGAGGGCGCGGTTGACGCGGCGCAACTGTATCAGGCGTCGGCCAAATCGGCGGGCATCAACATCAACTTGGTGCAGGAACCGGCGGATGGCTACTGGTCGAACGTCTGGCTGAAAAAGCCGTTCTGCGCCTGCTACTGGTCGGGTCGCGCCACAGAGGACTGGATGTTCTCCAGCGCCTACGAAGAAGGTGTGCCGTGGAACGATACCCAGTGGGGCCGCGAGGACAGCGAGCGTTTCCAGGACTTGCTGATCACGGCCCGCGCCGAACTGGACTCGGACAAGCGCCGCGAGATGTACGGCGAAATGCAGCAGATCCTGAAAGACGACGGTGGTGTGGTGCTGCCGATGTTCGCCAACTACGTTCAGGCGGTCAGCAACAAGGTCGCCAACCCGGACACGGTCGGCAACCTCTGGCAGATGGACAACGCCCGCATGGCCGAACGGTGGTGGATGGCATAA